The following proteins come from a genomic window of Rhodoligotrophos sp. CJ14:
- a CDS encoding Lrp/AsnC family transcriptional regulator encodes MDLDRIDIAILAQLASNARVSQTELSERVGLSSTAVARRQKALEENGFVRGYGANLDLRRFGLSVTVLVRISLESQSEEALQNFETAVVKCPSVVRCFLMSGSDDYLLTVVARDISDFERIHKTELSRLPRVARIQSSFAIREVVNRAVPPSLFDLR; translated from the coding sequence ATGGACCTCGACCGCATCGATATCGCAATCTTGGCGCAGCTGGCCTCCAATGCCCGGGTCAGCCAGACCGAGCTTTCGGAGCGCGTTGGCCTCTCGAGCACGGCCGTGGCGCGGCGGCAAAAGGCGCTGGAGGAAAATGGGTTTGTTCGGGGCTATGGTGCCAATCTCGACCTGCGCCGGTTCGGCCTCTCGGTCACCGTGTTGGTGAGAATATCGCTGGAGAGTCAGAGCGAGGAAGCGCTGCAGAACTTTGAAACAGCCGTCGTCAAATGTCCCTCTGTCGTTCGATGCTTCCTAATGTCAGGAAGCGACGATTATCTTCTCACTGTCGTTGCCCGAGACATCAGCGACTTCGAGCGGATTCACAAGACGGAGCTATCGCGGCTTCCCAGGGTGGCCCGTATCCAATCGAGCTTCGCGATTCGAGAGGTTGTCAATCGAGCCGTACCACCCTCCCTGTTTGACCTTCGATAG
- a CDS encoding aspartate aminotransferase family protein — protein sequence MNDHPNSIRARDIAHVLHPYTNAQVHQKEGPLVITRGEGIYVFDDDGNRYIEALAGLFCASLGFSEERLVEAAARQMRTLPFYHTFGHKSNEPVVELAERLLALAPVPMSKVFFANSGSEANDTAMKLVWYYHNALGKPAKKKIISRMKAYHGVTIASASLTGLPNNHRDFDLPIPQVLHTDCPGYYRFGKLGETEDDFATRCAQSLEDLIEREGADTIGAFIAEPVMVSGGCIVPPRGYFDKIQKVLRKHDILLIADEVICGFGRTGNMFGCETFGLQPDMMTMAKQLSAAYQPISALMINEKIYQAVVDESGKIGTFGHGFTYSGHPVAAAVALETLKIYEERDILGHVRRVAPVFQDRLRELGEHPLVGEARGVGLVGTMELVKDRASKETFDPAVGVAAYAGKRAQAHGVITRSIGDNFNFCPPLIITEAQINELMDKAKLALDDTLRWVEAGCPA from the coding sequence ATGAACGATCATCCGAACTCCATTCGTGCGCGCGACATCGCTCACGTCCTGCACCCCTATACCAATGCGCAGGTGCACCAAAAGGAAGGGCCGCTCGTCATTACGCGAGGCGAGGGGATCTATGTCTTTGATGACGATGGAAACCGTTACATCGAGGCGCTTGCAGGGCTCTTCTGCGCGTCGCTGGGCTTCAGTGAAGAGCGTTTGGTGGAGGCCGCCGCCCGGCAGATGCGGACGCTGCCCTTCTATCATACGTTCGGTCACAAATCGAACGAGCCGGTGGTCGAGTTGGCCGAGAGGCTGCTCGCGCTGGCGCCCGTGCCGATGTCGAAAGTCTTCTTCGCGAATTCCGGATCCGAGGCCAATGACACGGCCATGAAGCTGGTCTGGTACTACCACAATGCGTTGGGAAAGCCGGCCAAGAAGAAAATCATCTCACGGATGAAGGCCTATCACGGGGTCACCATCGCATCGGCGAGCTTGACGGGCCTGCCGAACAATCACCGGGACTTCGACCTGCCCATCCCACAGGTTCTTCATACGGATTGTCCGGGATATTACCGCTTCGGCAAGTTGGGGGAGACGGAGGACGATTTTGCGACGCGATGTGCCCAATCGCTCGAGGACCTGATCGAGCGCGAGGGGGCGGATACGATCGGGGCGTTCATCGCGGAGCCCGTCATGGTTTCGGGCGGCTGCATCGTGCCGCCGCGGGGCTATTTCGACAAGATCCAAAAGGTGCTGCGCAAGCACGATATCCTGCTGATCGCCGATGAGGTGATCTGCGGGTTCGGCCGTACAGGGAATATGTTTGGCTGCGAGACCTTTGGGCTTCAACCCGACATGATGACCATGGCGAAGCAGCTCTCCGCCGCGTATCAGCCGATTTCGGCGCTGATGATCAACGAGAAGATCTATCAAGCGGTCGTCGATGAGAGCGGCAAGATCGGCACCTTTGGCCATGGCTTCACCTATAGTGGCCATCCCGTTGCCGCAGCGGTCGCACTGGAGACGCTGAAGATCTACGAGGAGCGGGATATTCTCGGTCATGTGCGTCGCGTCGCGCCTGTCTTTCAGGACCGCTTGCGAGAGCTTGGCGAGCATCCGCTGGTCGGCGAGGCGCGCGGGGTTGGCCTCGTCGGGACGATGGAACTCGTGAAGGACAGGGCCTCGAAAGAGACGTTCGATCCGGCGGTGGGGGTTGCCGCCTATGCCGGTAAGCGCGCCCAGGCGCATGGGGTGATCACGAGAAGCATCGGCGACAATTTCAACTTCTGCCCGCCGCTGATCATCACGGAAGCTCAAATCAACGAGCTGATGGACAAGGCAAAGCTCGCGCTCGATGACACGCTCCGGTGGGTGGAAGCGGGATGCCCCGCATAG
- the ald gene encoding alanine dehydrogenase, with product MRVGVPKEIKTHEYRVGLTPGAVREYVAAGHSVLIETGAGAGIGASDDVYRKAGATIANTAADVFAQADMIVKVKEPQPSEWVQLREGQILFTYLHLAPDPDQAKGLLASGCTAVAYETVTDARGQLPLLAPMSEVAGRLSIEAAGSALKRPSGGRGLLLGGVPGVRPARVVVIGGGVVGTHAARMAAGLGAEVTVLDRSIPRLRELDDLFGGRVRTRYSTLETIEQEAFAADVVIGAVLVPGASAPKLITRNMLGGMQRGAVMVDVAIDQGGCFETSRATTHADPTYEVDGIVHYCVANMPGAVPVTSSEALNNATLPFGLELARYGIEALARNPHLRAGLNVHRGQVTHKAVAESLGLPFVPAEKAIAA from the coding sequence ATGCGAGTTGGCGTTCCAAAAGAAATCAAGACACACGAATATCGGGTCGGGCTGACCCCGGGAGCGGTCCGGGAATATGTCGCGGCGGGCCATTCGGTTCTGATCGAGACCGGTGCCGGCGCCGGCATCGGCGCATCGGACGATGTCTATCGCAAGGCCGGCGCAACCATCGCTAACACGGCGGCAGATGTCTTCGCCCAGGCGGACATGATCGTGAAGGTGAAGGAGCCTCAGCCGAGCGAATGGGTCCAGCTGCGCGAAGGCCAGATCTTGTTCACCTACCTTCATTTGGCCCCCGATCCTGATCAGGCAAAGGGCCTGTTGGCATCCGGCTGCACCGCCGTCGCCTACGAGACAGTAACCGATGCCAGGGGTCAGCTCCCTCTTCTTGCACCCATGAGCGAGGTTGCGGGGCGTCTTTCGATCGAGGCGGCAGGCTCTGCTCTGAAGCGGCCGTCCGGTGGACGCGGATTGCTGCTTGGTGGCGTGCCGGGTGTGCGCCCCGCCCGCGTCGTTGTCATCGGTGGCGGGGTTGTCGGCACCCATGCGGCACGCATGGCTGCGGGCTTAGGCGCCGAGGTCACTGTTCTCGACCGTTCCATTCCGCGCCTCCGGGAGCTTGACGACCTGTTTGGCGGACGTGTGCGCACGCGCTACTCGACCCTTGAGACAATCGAGCAAGAGGCCTTCGCTGCCGATGTGGTGATCGGCGCGGTTCTCGTTCCCGGTGCGAGCGCGCCCAAGCTCATCACGCGAAACATGCTGGGCGGCATGCAGCGTGGAGCGGTCATGGTCGACGTCGCGATCGATCAGGGCGGCTGCTTCGAGACTTCCCGGGCAACGACCCATGCCGACCCGACCTATGAGGTCGATGGGATCGTGCATTATTGCGTGGCGAACATGCCGGGTGCGGTGCCCGTCACCTCAAGCGAGGCGCTCAACAACGCCACCTTGCCTTTCGGGCTGGAGCTTGCCCGATATGGTATCGAGGCTTTGGCGCGAAACCCCCACCTGCGCGCCGGCCTCAATGTTCATCGCGGGCAGGTGACGCATAAGGCGGTTGCGGAAAGCCTCGGGCTGCCTTTCGTGCCCGCGGAAAAGGCGATCGCGGCCTAA
- a CDS encoding ABC transporter ATP-binding protein, with protein sequence MSNAPASLAPEQAPSQAVPAVSIKRLRKSFGQLEVLKGISLEAMEGDVISILGASGSGKSTMLRCINLLEVPDSGEIRIKGEMIGLRQGKRGVQPADQRQVDRIRSRVAMVFQSFNLWSHMTILENVIEAPIHVQKRPRAECIAEAEALLAKVGIAEKRDQYPSHLSGGQQQRAAIARALAMHPDVMLFDEPTSALDPELVGEVLRVMRSLAEEGRTMLVVTHEMGFARDVSNRVVFLHKGVVEEEGSPAEVFGSPKSERFQQFISSHR encoded by the coding sequence ATGTCTAATGCCCCTGCCTCACTGGCGCCTGAACAGGCGCCGTCCCAAGCCGTGCCGGCGGTGTCGATCAAAAGGTTGCGCAAGAGCTTCGGCCAGCTCGAGGTTCTCAAGGGCATCTCGCTGGAGGCGATGGAGGGCGATGTCATTTCCATCCTGGGCGCTTCGGGCTCGGGGAAGTCCACCATGCTGCGCTGTATCAATTTGCTGGAAGTGCCCGATTCCGGAGAGATCCGCATCAAGGGGGAAATGATCGGGCTGAGACAGGGCAAGCGCGGGGTGCAGCCGGCAGATCAGAGGCAGGTGGACCGTATCCGCTCACGGGTCGCGATGGTCTTCCAGAGCTTCAATCTCTGGTCGCACATGACGATCCTGGAGAATGTGATCGAGGCGCCTATCCATGTGCAGAAGCGTCCGCGGGCGGAATGTATCGCCGAGGCCGAGGCCCTGCTTGCGAAAGTCGGGATTGCGGAAAAGCGCGATCAATATCCTTCGCATTTGTCGGGCGGCCAGCAGCAGCGGGCGGCGATTGCCCGCGCGCTGGCCATGCATCCCGATGTGATGCTGTTCGACGAGCCCACCTCGGCGCTCGACCCGGAGCTTGTCGGAGAGGTGCTGCGGGTCATGCGGTCGCTTGCCGAGGAAGGCCGCACGATGCTCGTCGTCACCCATGAAATGGGCTTTGCCCGCGACGTGTCGAACCGAGTCGTGTTCCTGCACAAGGGCGTGGTCGAGGAGGAAGGCTCTCCGGCCGAGGTCTTCGGTTCACCGAAATCGGAGCGCTTCCAGCAGTTCATCTCAAGCCATCGTTAG
- a CDS encoding GntR family transcriptional regulator, protein MNTAAAQPKRKAPHTGGGALRRHAYETLKGMILSAAFNPGERLSEIRLSEMIGVSRTPLREALMLLEAEGLVIGKSNSGYSVVHFDPRNIRDLLIAREGLDGYSAEIACRMATEDDFEQLKAVMADIEELARRDQAEPVEITRKLELGLKVHEVVAAATKNSVIQDMTRRLYEQLQAALWLEVLWLTSSWDEAIAQHRAIVDAVLARDVPRAVEAAREHVRDSLRNMARIEDIYEGRRHLFKQPAPPSGRSDLPTES, encoded by the coding sequence ATGAACACAGCTGCCGCTCAGCCGAAAAGGAAGGCACCGCATACCGGTGGAGGAGCCCTGCGCCGCCATGCCTATGAGACGTTGAAAGGCATGATCCTCTCAGCAGCCTTCAATCCCGGCGAACGGCTCTCGGAGATACGCCTGTCCGAGATGATCGGGGTCAGCCGAACACCATTGCGCGAGGCCCTCATGTTGCTGGAAGCCGAGGGGCTTGTCATTGGCAAGTCGAATAGTGGCTATTCGGTCGTCCATTTCGATCCGCGCAATATCCGGGACCTGTTGATCGCCCGCGAAGGACTGGATGGCTATTCAGCCGAGATCGCCTGTCGAATGGCGACAGAGGACGATTTCGAGCAGCTGAAGGCGGTCATGGCGGATATCGAGGAGCTCGCACGGCGAGATCAGGCCGAGCCGGTGGAGATCACCCGCAAGCTCGAGCTCGGTCTGAAAGTTCATGAGGTGGTCGCTGCCGCAACAAAGAACAGCGTGATCCAGGACATGACCCGGCGACTTTACGAGCAGCTCCAAGCCGCTTTGTGGCTGGAGGTGTTGTGGCTCACCTCATCCTGGGACGAAGCCATCGCGCAGCACCGCGCGATTGTGGACGCCGTGCTGGCGCGGGATGTTCCGCGTGCCGTCGAAGCGGCACGGGAGCACGTCCGGGATTCATTGCGAAACATGGCGCGAATTGAAGATATTTACGAGGGCCGGCGGCATCTCTTTAAGCAACCAGCGCCGCCATCGGGCCGCTCTGACCTGCCGACGGAGTCTTAG
- a CDS encoding sulfite exporter TauE/SafE family protein — protein MLFGVEIQTLVWLTIALLAAGAATGLLAGVFGVGGGAVAVPILYELFRILDVPEAVRMPLCVGTSLAVIIPTSIRSFNAHRAKGAVDISILKIWAIPVVIGVVMGSGIARYAPAGLFKAVFVAVAGVSAVRLLFGRDSWRLGLDMPGKLMMVVYGWIIGVLSALMGIGGGQLSNLFMTFYNRPIHQAVATSSGLGVLIAIPGTIGYIYAGWPHMADYADVAALRPPLALGYVSLIGLLLFIPTSTWLAPVGARLAHRLSKRRLEIAFGIFLLVVCVRFALSFFV, from the coding sequence ATGCTTTTCGGTGTAGAAATCCAGACACTCGTCTGGCTGACGATCGCGCTGCTCGCAGCTGGTGCGGCGACGGGGCTGCTGGCCGGTGTGTTCGGGGTCGGCGGCGGCGCAGTCGCGGTACCGATCCTCTATGAACTCTTCCGCATCCTGGATGTGCCGGAAGCGGTCCGGATGCCGCTTTGCGTCGGCACATCGCTCGCGGTGATCATTCCGACCTCGATCCGCTCCTTCAATGCCCATCGGGCGAAGGGGGCCGTCGATATATCCATCCTGAAAATCTGGGCGATCCCGGTGGTGATCGGCGTCGTGATGGGCAGTGGGATCGCCCGATACGCACCGGCAGGCCTCTTCAAGGCCGTTTTTGTCGCAGTGGCCGGGGTGTCCGCGGTGCGACTGCTCTTCGGGAGAGACAGCTGGCGCCTCGGCTTGGACATGCCGGGCAAGCTTATGATGGTGGTCTATGGCTGGATCATCGGAGTGCTGTCCGCCTTGATGGGGATTGGCGGCGGTCAGCTGTCGAACCTGTTCATGACGTTCTACAATCGCCCGATCCATCAGGCCGTGGCGACCTCCTCGGGTCTCGGTGTCCTCATCGCGATTCCCGGAACGATCGGCTATATCTATGCGGGCTGGCCACATATGGCGGATTACGCCGATGTCGCAGCCCTGCGGCCACCGTTGGCGCTGGGCTATGTGTCGCTGATCGGCCTGTTGCTATTCATTCCGACGAGCACATGGCTGGCTCCCGTCGGCGCCCGCCTGGCACATCGGCTGTCCAAGCGCCGGCTCGAGATCGCCTTCGGTATCTTCCTGCTGGTGGTGTGCGTGCGGTTCGCCCTGAGCTTCTTCGTCTGA